TACGAAAAATTGGGCTTCTGGATAAAGAGACTTGATTGCTTCTGCCATTAAGTGTGCGCAAGTGTGACGCATAATAGCAAGTGAATCAGGGGAATTATCAAAATAAATTGGCTCACCTTCTATTTTTAATTCAGAAGCAGTTTGTGTATCATAGATAGTATCGCTTGTTTTAAACCCGATAATTTGAGACATTATAGTTTGCCCTTTTAAAAAATTGGCTAGGATTATAGCAGAAAAAAGAGAAAATATGGCTTAATCTATCCCAAAAAATAAAAAGCTTTTTGGGATATGAGAGTTTAGAAATTTAGTTTTGGAGAATCTAAATCACTTTTTCTAGCTGCAAGAATAATCAAGAGAAAAGTCGCTGCGACAAAATAGTATAAAAATACAGGGACAGGAATGGGATCACCAGCAGCATAAGAATGCAATCCCGAAAGATAGAAATTGACTCCAAAATAAGTCATTAAAATTGAATAAAATGCCACAACGGATAAAGAGGCAAAAATGTAAGGATTGTCGCCTTTTGGCAAGAATCGTGCGTGTAAAACAATAATATACACAACAATAGAAATTAGCGCCCAAGTTTCTTTTGGATCCCAGCCCCAATATCTTCCCCAAGATTCATTTGCCCAAACTCCACCTAAAAAGTTTCCAACCGTTAGTAGTGCAAGACCTAGAATCATCGCCATTTCATTGATGGTGTGTAAGGTTAGAATGGTTTTGTCTAATTGAGGGTATTTTTTATTTCTGAAGATAAAAAGCCCCAAAGTAATTGCACCAAGCATAAAGCAAAGCCCTAAGAATCCATAGCTTGCTGTGATAATAGAGACATGGATATTAAGCCAATAAGATTTCAAAACAGGCACGAGATTCCCAATTTGTGGATTCATAAAGCCCAAATGTGCTACAAAAAGTGAGATTCCTGCTAGAAAGCTTGAAGTGGCTAAGGCTAGATAGCTTCGTTTGAAGAAAAATACTCCAGCAACTCCTGCTGCCCAAGCGATATAAATCATTGATTCATAGGCATTGCTCCAAGGTGCATGTCCGCCTACATACCAACGCACTCCAAGTCCAATGGTATGACATAAAACTAAAAGAGTGATAAACCAATGGAGTATTTTTGTAGCTAAAACATCAGAGTTTTTGTTCCTGAAAATTTGTATTAAAACAATGATAAATAAAATAATGCCAGCTACAATGTATAAAGGTGTGAGATTATCAAAAATATTATAATGGTTTAAGAAAATTTCTAAATCAATTTTGCTTGGGTTTGGAAGCAAGTCTGCTCCAAATTTGTGCTGCATTTGGCTTAAAGCCTCAATAGCTAAGTTAGCATTTTCCCAATTATTTTCAACTAAGCCTTGATGGAAGCTTGCAAAATAGGCTCTAAAGAGTTTATGAATTTGTTCTCTATCTGTTTCGTTAAATCCCGCCATAGCCTCTGTGGGTGCATACCAAGTAGAAGTTTCTTGATTGAAATCAGGGATAATTCTTAGAGATTGTGCAGTATAAATGAGATAAGCTACATTGATTCGCTCATCCACTTCAATAATGTCTTTATCAAATTGATCCCGCATAGCAGGTTTTTTGCGATTAGCTTCTTCGAGAAGATTAAGAAGTTTGTATTGATCTTTGAAAAAAACATCTTCAAAGGCAATATAATTTTGATTCTCATCCACTCCAATAAGCTTTTTGAGTTTTGGAGTTTTAATGGCGATCATTTTAACTTTTTTGAATTCATTGGGATACATCATCATGCCTAAAAATAATTGCATATTGCTAAGCCCTAAGAAATTATCTGTTTTGGTCATTTTGTGGATATATTCCATAGCTAGTGTGTCCATAGGTTTAACTCTACCGCCAAAATCTTGCACAAGAAGTTTCCCAAAAATCTTAGAGTGTTGATTAGAGTTTTGTTTGAGAGTAGCAATGAGATCTAAAATGCTTTCTTGTGTGATAGGGGGTAAATTCTGTTGTTGCGTGGTATTGGTTTCTTCTGCATAGAGTGGCGTTTGGAGACTAAAAGCACCAAGTGCCAAACAAGCGATGAAAGCAAGATTTTGAGCTTTGAGATAGCGACTAAGTTTATAGAAGCGTCCATTTTTGGCAAAAAATGACCATAAAAGCCCTAGAGTTAGCATTGCATAACCAATATAAGTTGGGATTTTACCAGGATCGCGATTAACAGAGAGAATCGTTCCTAATTCATCTTGATCATAAGAGGATTGAAAGAATCTAAAACCACCATAATCTAAAACATTATTCATAAAGATTCTATAGGGTATTTCAGTTTTATTTGCTTCATCAATAATAGCTACTTCTGAAGCATAAGAAGAAGGACTCATAGAACCTGCATATCGATCTAATTGAAAATCTTTCAGTTCAATGCTAAAAGGCAATGTAATGGGGCGTGTTCCCCATTCTAATGCGAATTTAGCACTACTCAAACTAAAAGG
This portion of the Helicobacter canadensis MIT 98-5491 genome encodes:
- the ccsA gene encoding cytochrome c biogenesis protein CcsA, whose translation is MNQIKTLLNNIIHGFCNFWVTFILLLGYGSSCAVATFIENDYGTPSARALVYDTQWFDLLHLLLVLNLIGLIILSRAWQRKKYASFLFHSSLVVIFIGAAITRYYGFEGVMHIREGEKSNTIQSQEEFLIILAKMDDKFYRAFFPTTITPLVQQKFDHKLPFGNDNLEVKFLEYIPAKDKTTLDILKVEMSYQGCKEIIEVTKNIMGQTPIPFSLSSAKFALEWGTRPITLPFSIELKDFQLDRYAGSMSPSSYASEVAIIDEANKTEIPYRIFMNNVLDYGGFRFFQSSYDQDELGTILSVNRDPGKIPTYIGYAMLTLGLLWSFFAKNGRFYKLSRYLKAQNLAFIACLALGAFSLQTPLYAEETNTTQQQNLPPITQESILDLIATLKQNSNQHSKIFGKLLVQDFGGRVKPMDTLAMEYIHKMTKTDNFLGLSNMQLFLGMMMYPNEFKKVKMIAIKTPKLKKLIGVDENQNYIAFEDVFFKDQYKLLNLLEEANRKKPAMRDQFDKDIIEVDERINVAYLIYTAQSLRIIPDFNQETSTWYAPTEAMAGFNETDREQIHKLFRAYFASFHQGLVENNWENANLAIEALSQMQHKFGADLLPNPSKIDLEIFLNHYNIFDNLTPLYIVAGIILFIIVLIQIFRNKNSDVLATKILHWFITLLVLCHTIGLGVRWYVGGHAPWSNAYESMIYIAWAAGVAGVFFFKRSYLALATSSFLAGISLFVAHLGFMNPQIGNLVPVLKSYWLNIHVSIITASYGFLGLCFMLGAITLGLFIFRNKKYPQLDKTILTLHTINEMAMILGLALLTVGNFLGGVWANESWGRYWGWDPKETWALISIVVYIIVLHARFLPKGDNPYIFASLSVVAFYSILMTYFGVNFYLSGLHSYAAGDPIPVPVFLYYFVAATFLLIILAARKSDLDSPKLNF